ATGATTTaaagttttgtgtctttgtgtttttaatatgcaGCAGAAGCAAAGCATGAACACAATACACCAAACTGACCCAATACTGAGTCCAATATCACTGTGGTCAATGCGAATGtgtgttctgattacattacttatgatcaaaaactagtgagtcgacaacttttctaacagccaaacatcagagtccagcagcagtcagtccagctcggcgtctgtctttcagccttttatttcaccaaccactaaaagtcagtcccagatttactcttgtccagtggcttcttttctcttctgagcTTCCTCCctcaacgtcctcttcggtctcttctcctctgtcattatgtccatagaggctgctaagcctggttacattgcccacttgcccacCTCTGGTTCTCCCCTGCTTGGCCTGCAAACCTCGTCGTCTTCCCGGTGGTTCTAAGCGCCTGAGACACAATTTagctgattacaagtcagtgttgcATCAAAATGATGCTGAAAAATGTACGCAATGTTGTTTTAAGTACAGAGAAACCTCTGAATGAATTTGATATTTCCATGAGGATAAACACATCGCTTCCCTCTTTGTATGTTTACAAAGATACCCAGCATTCATACAATCATTTACAGATGAAGTAATAGTAAGTGTTTTATGGCAACTATAAAGCGTAGTAATAGTTATTGAAGAACGGTGAACCAGCTAGTTCCAGATTCACTGTGCGCCACTTGGTTGTTGGTAATTTCTTTGATTACTTACAAATTTGACTGCAGCACTAAAGTTTaaaataagtaagtaaaatatTCACAGCCTTGGTATCGACAGGGACTTAGCAACAAATAGCAAACATAAAACAGGTTCATTCTAGTCCTGAGGCTGTACACTTGGCACAGGTACACATGTTTATCCCCTGAGAAAAAATCAGACTCTCCCAAGTATGATAGATGCTGATATACAGCAGTGTAGTCTTCATAAGATAGAAGATTGACTGAATCCTAACAGACCAGTTCAAGAGCCAgagatattttttaattaaacacttaAAAGATTTTCATTGTATGTAGGACTTTTCTTGTAATGGAGTCTTTTCACAGCGTGgcattagtacttttacttaagtacatGATGTGAATACTTCCTCCATCCTCGCAAAATCCTGTGTAAGTAAAAGTCTTGATGTATTATCAGCTAAGAACGCAGGTGAAACTACTGCTACAACAGAAACGCAGCCCCTGTGGGGTATATATTACATTACTAGACTGTTGTAGCTGTTTATatgcagtggttctcaacctggGGCTTGTGCCTCCCTTAAAGGGTCACAAGATTAACCTTAGGGGTCAGGACATGAATGAGGCAGTTGAGACGAACAAAGAAAGTCCTTCTTCTTTGAggttatttaaattaaaccacGTGAGAAGTTTAGAGGGGAAATCTTTTTGATGCAGCTTGTAGACACCTGAAACACGACAACCTGAAAATTAATTAGTAACTATAGATTTTAGATAAACATAGTGGAGGTAAAactacaatatttccctctgtaGTGGAGTAGAGTGCATGTATAAAGTAGCAGAATccagtaaagtacaagtacctcaaaaagTTAATTATTCATTGTATGTTACCTTTCACCACTGCAAATGAGAGCTTTATGGGCACCTATAAGTTAtaacaaatataatttaattgcCTTCCTGCTGAATATCTCAATGCAAACACAAACGTTGTGTGTTGAGGATCAGCTGACTCATTTCACAAACTTCCTCGTGTCTCCCCACAGCTGGAACAAATCTTCCCCCTGGTGTTCAAACTACTGAACCACAACTGAgagctgtgtaaaaaaaaaaagtaacaaaagtcCATGAAACTGCTTctcagaaataataaattaaattattcatttttcttaaCTAACCTGCTTAAGCATGACGGGCTGCTGCTACTGTGTCTACTTTTGTACGATACCCCTGTACACATTTATACAGATGATACAGATGTCCAGATGTGATTGTTTTATTAGATGATTCACAGTCAAAGAACAACTTCTACCACAAGAAAGACAACAATACTACAATATTGATAGAAAAATATGACCAAGAATTCTTTTGACAGGACAAACCAAGTGCATAAGTCAGTATAACAGAGGGAACGAGAAATAACTTTAAAGGTGTTTGGTCACTCTGGCATCATATTTACTGGCGAGATTGTCAGCGGCCCCTCATTCTTTCCAGATTTATTCGTGCAGGGACTGAAGAAGGGATAGATGCATTCATTGAAAGTGTCATTGAAAGTGTAGATGTGGATTTTAGCGTCAACGTTGAAGAAAGACACCTGTGAAACCACGAGGACACAGTGTTATTTGATAAACAGCACGGAAATGTCCACATCAAGTTGACACAGATTTTTGAATATTTGTCATATTCTGTTGAagatgtgtgaaatgtgttgatTATACTGCACCTGTCCTTTCTCAAAGTCCACAAATATCCCAATCTTGTGTGGACGGAGGTTCAGATGGACGTCTATGGAGGGTTCAGTGCGAAAGGCGTACTTGTTCCTAAGGAGTAGAACAAGGGGGGATACTTAGTTATGACAAAGGAAAAGAACCACACACCAAcgactatttcactgattttggtgaaagtggatcatatttaactgggctcagcagcctctatggagaGATGCATTTTACTCAAATTATCTCCCATTTTGGATAATGAACTCACTTGTCTCTTAGACTAAGGAACCAGTATCCGTTGCTTGGAGTGACTTCAATCTTCCCCTTCCTGTTGATTGATTGTCTGGCCACCCCCAGGTCCCAGTCCGTCTTACCACCAACCTCCACCTGTTCACAAGACATATTTATAcaatcaaacactgaaacatacCAAAGAATGGAATGCATTtacatgaatttaaatatttgctaTTTTCTGTGTCAAATACTCAAAGGAGAGAGCCTCTTACCTCCCAGTAGTGTCTCCCAGAGGAGATGGCCTCTCTCCCGAGGACACAGACCACTCTGTCAAACCTCTCTGGATTGTCTGGAACCATTTGGTGTCGATCTCCACACctcacctgcagacacacagacagtttatcAAGTTTATCAATacaaatttcatttttaacaaactGTGTGGACCAAAAAACACTGATATTCTAAGATACTCTTACACAAATTGCTTTGAAAACAGGATTATTAATACTTTGTATTGCTTTAAGAACAAAGCCCACAAATGCACTGACCAATCCATTATTCTATGatctaataattaataaaggtGTCTCACGCTCTTCATGTCCTCAGACATAATCAGCCTGGGATGAGCAGTGTTGCAGTCCAGCGTCACATCCACTGtgtttaaagaaagaagaatttTATATATCGTTATATTCTGTATACATGTCTGAAAATTCATTTTGTGAACCTGTGTGAATGTAACAGACCTGCATACTCCTGTACCCTCTTCACCCCTGcagaaaaaacaatttaaaatgttaaatgagaCATATTGTTGTAAAAACCCACCAATGGACAGGATAAAATTATATTACTGGACGACAATGCGCACTAGAGTACTGAGTTTAAgccttaaacttaaactttaagGCAAGATTGATAAAGTGACTTGTATTTGGAGAATTTAAGGTAGATGATGGATATTCActtatttttgtacagtataGACCTTTATGAATGGCCTGTTTAAGGTGGAGTAGGACCGGACACTCACTTGGCTGTGTTTGGACTGGACTGGGTTCCTGTACTGGAGCAGGAAAACCTGGAGAGGGACAAGAGACTATAAGTTGAACACCAGTTTAATTTCAAAGTGAAACTCAAGCTACTGAATGGTTTTAAAGAAAATTCAGAAGTTTTGTGTAAGTTGAAAAAGTCATAAAATACCACCAGAGGGCACAGTTTCAGTACTTTGTTGAAGATCTACCTACTGGCTAAAGATTCTCTTTATTGATACAAAAAATCAGGAATATCTTAGTTTAGATTATAAAACTGCTCTCTCAAGTAAAACGTTCTTTGGTCTAccaaacatgttattttttaaatctctgacAAGCCTCCTGTTTTGCATTTCACTGACCTGTTTCTGCAATATTCTTCAGTGTTTCCTGGAACCTCTCCACCTGAGCTGCAAGCGACCTGTAGATGGTTCCTGTTCCCAGGTCAGAGTTCACTGACACCCCAGACCAGTCTTTGGTAGGTGGAAGACTCAAGGGGATTGGGAAAGACTGGAAAGAAGGTGAAAAATTAATAACAAAAATTGCCATATGACCCAGAATTCAGCAATTGAGGCTCATTAGACTCTTGCAAACCTTGACACAGTGTATATGGTCATCTGATTGTACGAGCTCAGCGATggtgctctctctcctccgcaGTTCTTCaacctccagctccagctgtcGTATCATGGCATCAGCCTGTTGCTCAGCCGCCCTCCGGCTCCTGTCCATTACCTCCATCAGCTCTGCTTGAGAACGCTCAATGGCAGATGCCAGCTCAGAAAAAAGGCAAACGCTGCTCGCTGTCTCTCGCTCCACCGCCAGCTGGGGAATTTAGAAGTCTGGGATGTAAAACTTCTCAAGACACCTTTGAAAAGTCATTAAATTAGAAAATATACACTTGAAATTTGAAAATAGACTTGAAGATGTAGGTTACCCCTAAGTcgaacagaaatatgaaaaactgaATATGCCTAAAAGTAGAGAAGTATGAAAACCTAAAAATATGTCAAACCtgtgacaaaagacaaaaagttgGCATAAATATTTGGTAAATACCAAAAAATAGCAAGGATGGTGACATCAAGCTGATAGagggatgatttttttttctgtagtgtTAAGGGTGTTGGCCCTACCTCCAGTTGAGTCACTGACATCTTgatctcctccatcttcctgATTCTCTGTCTGATCATCTCCTGGATCTCCTGCCCTGACAGAGTTAGTTgggcctgaacacacacaaacatagataTAATTTTGAATAGGACTATCTATGTATTTTTAAGCTGCACAATGAACTCAAAAGTAAGAATATTTATACTCAACCAACCAACCGTTTTACTGTAATACCACACCAAATTTGCTGGTAAGGGTCATATTGTGGTACCCAGCCCAAGGACCAACTGAAACTGTAATTTACAGAGATATCCTTACACCGTTAATTTGATTACAGATTTTTGGCAAGTTGGCCAAGTTTGTATGTTTCATGATTGGCTGGTTTACAATCATAGAACATACAATTTGTAGGACATTTATTTCTTACATACTAGAGGCAAAAGTTCACACTACGTCAAAGTAGTATAAGTAGTAGTATCACctgctttgttttccttcctcttaCATCCATTGTTCtcaaaacagaaatgttgtttGAGTGACTTGCTTCAGACATCGTTTCCCTACCTTGGTTTCAATCCATGCATCTTCGATTGTCACTGTATTGTGACCCTGATGATCCACAGTCACACATTCAGGACAGATACACTCTCGGTCCGTCAAACAGTAAATCTGAAATCAGCCAGGGAGAGTGTTCCAGCGTCAAACCTTTATCTgccattaaaatataaataaaattggtTTACAATGCAGGTAAAAGTATTGTACCATTATTCCTCTGTGGTGGATCTCACAGAGAGGAAGACTGTGGCTACTTGCAGCCCCACTCACGGTGAACCTTCTCCTGCCGCTGGAGCGGGTGTAAGGAGGAGGTGGCGGAAGAGGTGCAGAGTTTTGGTTCAGGGCAGCAATCGGACTGTGGTTTGGTACCGAAGAAGCCAGTGAGGTCGTGACTGGTGAACATGACATTGGGGCGAACTCACCTTCCAAAGTAGAAGAtacaggaaatgagagaaaaatcaACAAAGCTAAAAAAGAACCCTGACAAACCATATCAAACAATTTGGGGATCTCCACTGTAGAGCAACCAGCAACTacatttaatttgtccaatactttggttgaTGTTAAAACACTTGCagaactaatgacattcccagcAGCCTTACCTGCGTCAGCTGCTTGCTTGGCTCTTGAGTACAAGACTACTTGTCTTGGTTAAGATT
Above is a genomic segment from Larimichthys crocea isolate SSNF chromosome XIV, L_crocea_2.0, whole genome shotgun sequence containing:
- the LOC104933595 gene encoding E3 ubiquitin-protein ligase TRIM39, with the translated sequence MSLYGSFLSDEQFLCSICLDVFTNPSSTPCGHSFCMSCISRYWDGSKVCQCPLCNKTFQKRPDLQINRTLREITEQFRSMKGGDVVGRDKREGRGGGGGGGGGGGGVGGGGHRGIPDNVFDELKKRLPRSLPKAAVTLTCEAQVKKGEFAPMSCSPVTTSLASSVPNHSPIAALNQNSAPLPPPPPYTRSSGRRRFTVSGAASSHSLPLCEIHHRGIMIYCLTDRECICPECVTVDHQGHNTVTIEDAWIETKAQLTLSGQEIQEMIRQRIRKMEEIKMSVTQLELAVERETASSVCLFSELASAIERSQAELMEVMDRSRRAAEQQADAMIRQLELEVEELRRRESTIAELVQSDDHIHCVKSFPIPLSLPPTKDWSGVSVNSDLGTGTIYRSLAAQVERFQETLKNIAETGFPAPVQEPSPVQTQPRVKRVQEYAVDVTLDCNTAHPRLIMSEDMKSVRCGDRHQMVPDNPERFDRVVCVLGREAISSGRHYWEVEVGGKTDWDLGVARQSINRKGKIEVTPSNGYWFLSLRDKNKYAFRTEPSIDVHLNLRPHKIGIFVDFEKGQVSFFNVDAKIHIYTFNDTFNECIYPFFSPCTNKSGKNEGPLTISPVNMMPE